Proteins encoded within one genomic window of Bacteroides sedimenti:
- a CDS encoding undecaprenyl-phosphate glucose phosphotransferase — protein sequence MKQQTRYSHFLKSLIILGDYMVLNMIFILVIFIFRSYLREDVISEFYPLLLIINICFVPGIIIFGVTPHSRVIYADKIVQNTFYATLLHFVLFIAALTFFKIEDVSRLFIISFYSIFFVAISFWRIGIRFAIKQYRKKGFNFKLIVILGAGKNGNALYEEMMDDPGYGYRILGFFEDNPVKIPSESKWLGKTDEIEKYILENQVDEVYCTLPESAEQTIVRTLNFCENNMIRFYIVPEFRRYVKKPMELSVLGNMPVLSLRDEPLQYPMNRFSKRLFDIVFSLLFLCTLFPFIFIIVGVCVKLSSPGPVFFKQRRTGERGREFYCYKFRTMKVNKDADTKQATKDDPRTTKIGEFLRKSNIDELPQIINVLKGEMSVVGPRPHMLKHTQQYNELIDKYMLRHLIKPGITGWAQVTGFRGETKEISQMEGRVIRDVWYIEHWSFFLDIKIIYLTVSNMIRGEKNAY from the coding sequence ATGAAGCAACAAACAAGATATTCTCATTTCCTTAAATCATTGATTATATTGGGAGATTATATGGTTCTCAATATGATTTTTATTTTGGTTATTTTCATCTTTAGATCATATCTCAGAGAAGATGTTATTTCTGAGTTTTATCCTCTGTTGCTGATTATAAACATCTGTTTTGTTCCTGGGATCATAATTTTTGGGGTAACTCCTCATTCCAGAGTTATTTATGCAGATAAGATTGTACAGAATACATTTTATGCTACTCTGCTTCATTTTGTTCTATTCATTGCTGCACTTACTTTTTTTAAGATAGAGGACGTCTCAAGGTTGTTTATCATCTCCTTTTATTCAATTTTCTTTGTTGCAATTTCATTCTGGAGAATCGGAATAAGATTTGCCATCAAACAATACCGGAAAAAGGGATTCAATTTTAAGTTAATTGTAATACTTGGGGCTGGTAAGAACGGAAATGCATTGTATGAGGAGATGATGGATGATCCGGGATATGGTTATCGTATTCTAGGTTTTTTTGAAGACAATCCTGTGAAAATTCCTTCTGAATCCAAATGGCTTGGAAAGACAGATGAAATTGAGAAATATATTCTTGAAAATCAAGTGGATGAAGTTTATTGCACTTTGCCGGAATCGGCAGAACAGACAATTGTGAGAACCTTGAACTTCTGCGAAAATAATATGATTCGTTTCTACATTGTTCCCGAATTTCGGAGATATGTTAAGAAGCCAATGGAGTTAAGTGTATTAGGGAATATGCCGGTTCTTTCTTTGCGAGATGAACCATTACAATATCCGATGAATAGATTCTCTAAAAGACTCTTTGATATTGTGTTCTCTTTGTTGTTTCTTTGTACATTATTCCCATTTATATTTATAATCGTTGGGGTATGTGTGAAATTGTCATCACCAGGTCCGGTCTTTTTTAAACAACGTAGAACAGGTGAACGTGGCCGGGAATTTTATTGCTATAAATTTCGCACAATGAAGGTTAACAAAGATGCGGATACAAAACAAGCAACAAAAGATGATCCAAGGACAACCAAAATTGGCGAATTTCTCCGTAAAAGTAATATTGACGAATTGCCGCAGATAATAAACGTACTAAAAGGAGAAATGTCAGTGGTAGGACCACGTCCGCACATGCTGAAACATACCCAACAGTACAATGAATTGATTGACAAGTACATGCTCCGTCATTTAATTAAACCTGGGATTACCGGATGGGCACAAGTAACAGGATTCAGAGGTGAGACAAAAGAGATTTCACAAATGGAAGGAAGAGTCATCCGGGATGTATGGTATATTGAACACTGGTCTTTTTTCCTTGATATAAAAATAATATATCTAACTGTTTCGAACATGATCAGAGGTGAAAAAAATGCATATTAA
- a CDS encoding capsule assembly Wzi family protein, protein MHIKTIKIKLLLFCLLPGMIAAQSSFKSFTEFGTTVHSGDHTPLWQVSNQHGLSSLNNNAYLRGGTFYKDSCKNWKYAAGIDLAVATGFTSKFVVQQAYADIHYKWLGLSVGSKEINSELLNQQLSSGGLTWSGNARPIPQVKVGILEYTKLNSWAQVKAEFSYGRWTDNNYQKGKVGEGYWYTKDILYHHKSFFFRLGKPASHWQFDLGMSLDAQFGGYKNGGMDAGDLGNKLKDFWEVFIPQGGGETGPEGQKYFQGNLMGSEHLKLTYKKEGNSLSVYMENYYDDFSGMGKLNGFDGLWGIEYKSKNRQAINGLVLEYYQTSNQSGPLHGLDNSIVQKTGGADDYYNNDWYPGWVHWGMTMANPLIASPIYNKDGDMTFKYNRIKACHIGWSGDIMEDLSYRAKMSYNKTWGTPFKPTVEILENFSAFAELNYLPHQLKGWNFSLSGAFDTGDIYGDNLGLQLKVRKQF, encoded by the coding sequence ATGCATATTAAAACAATCAAAATAAAGCTATTGCTATTCTGCCTACTACCAGGTATGATAGCTGCTCAATCATCTTTCAAATCATTTACGGAATTTGGAACTACCGTTCATTCAGGTGACCATACTCCCTTATGGCAAGTTAGTAATCAGCACGGTCTTTCTTCACTAAATAACAATGCGTATTTAAGAGGTGGTACATTCTACAAGGATAGTTGCAAAAACTGGAAGTATGCTGCCGGTATTGACTTGGCTGTTGCAACAGGTTTTACATCTAAATTCGTTGTACAACAGGCTTATGCCGATATCCATTATAAATGGCTTGGTTTGTCTGTAGGGAGTAAAGAAATCAATTCTGAATTACTGAACCAGCAACTTAGCAGCGGAGGGTTAACCTGGAGCGGCAATGCTCGTCCTATACCTCAAGTAAAAGTTGGAATTCTAGAATATACAAAGTTAAACTCCTGGGCACAGGTTAAAGCTGAGTTCTCTTATGGTAGATGGACTGATAACAACTATCAGAAAGGAAAGGTGGGAGAGGGATATTGGTATACAAAAGACATATTATATCACCACAAAAGTTTCTTTTTCAGATTAGGAAAACCTGCTTCTCATTGGCAATTTGATTTAGGAATGAGCTTGGATGCACAATTCGGGGGATATAAAAATGGAGGTATGGATGCCGGTGATTTAGGAAACAAATTAAAAGACTTTTGGGAGGTGTTTATCCCGCAAGGAGGAGGAGAGACAGGTCCGGAAGGACAAAAATATTTTCAAGGGAATTTAATGGGTAGCGAACATTTAAAGCTGACCTATAAAAAAGAAGGCAACTCCTTAAGTGTATATATGGAAAACTATTATGACGATTTCTCAGGAATGGGCAAACTGAACGGATTTGATGGCCTGTGGGGAATTGAGTACAAAAGCAAAAATAGACAGGCAATAAATGGCTTGGTTTTAGAATATTATCAGACATCTAATCAGAGCGGTCCGCTGCATGGATTGGATAATTCCATTGTGCAGAAGACTGGTGGAGCCGACGATTATTACAATAACGATTGGTACCCCGGATGGGTACATTGGGGAATGACTATGGCCAATCCGCTCATTGCTTCACCTATCTATAACAAGGATGGAGATATGACATTCAAATATAACCGCATAAAGGCTTGCCACATTGGATGGAGCGGAGATATTATGGAAGATTTGTCATACCGGGCAAAGATGTCATACAATAAAACTTGGGGAACACCCTTTAAACCGACTGTAGAAATTCTGGAGAATTTTTCGGCATTTGCAGAATTGAATTACCTCCCTCACCAGTTGAAAGGGTGGAACTTCTCCCTTTCCGGAGCATTCGATACAGGAGATATTTACGGGGATAATCTGGGATTACAGCTTAAAGTAAGAAAACAATTTTAA
- the rfbC gene encoding dTDP-4-dehydrorhamnose 3,5-epimerase encodes MIYTQTEIDGVWVIEPNVFTDDRGYFMEAFKKEEFEKNIGEINFIQDNESKSCFGVLRGLHYQKGEFSQAKLVRVIKGKVLDVAVDLRQSSPTFGKYVSVELSEDNKRMFFIPRGFAHGFLVLSEEAIFTYKVDNSYAPQAEATIKYNDKDINIEWPIAEEQLVMSVKDRQAVALKDAETYQ; translated from the coding sequence ATGATTTATACACAAACAGAAATTGATGGGGTTTGGGTTATTGAACCAAATGTGTTTACCGATGATCGGGGATATTTTATGGAAGCCTTTAAAAAAGAGGAATTCGAAAAGAATATAGGGGAAATTAACTTTATACAAGATAATGAATCAAAATCCTGCTTTGGGGTACTTCGTGGTTTACACTATCAGAAAGGCGAATTTAGTCAGGCGAAACTTGTACGTGTAATAAAAGGTAAAGTACTTGATGTTGCAGTTGATTTACGCCAATCTTCACCTACTTTTGGCAAATATGTGAGTGTAGAACTCAGTGAGGATAACAAGCGGATGTTCTTTATCCCCAGAGGATTTGCACACGGATTTCTGGTGTTGAGCGAAGAAGCTATATTTACCTATAAAGTTGATAATAGCTATGCTCCTCAAGCGGAAGCAACCATTAAATATAACGATAAAGATATAAATATTGAGTGGCCTATTGCAGAAGAACAGTTGGTTATGTCGGTTAAAGACCGTCAGGCTGTTGCTCTAAAAGATGCCGAAACTTACCAATAA
- a CDS encoding UDP-glucose dehydrogenase family protein: MKIAIVGTGYVGLVTGTCFAEIGVDVTCVDVDQKKIENLKNGIIPIYEPGLEEMVVRNVKENRLSFTTSLESCLDDVEVIFSAVGTPPDEDGSADLRYVLEVARTIGKNMNKYVLVVTKSTVPVGTAKKVRDAIQAELDKRGVQIEFDVASNPEFLKEGNAISDFMSPDRVVVGVESQRAQDVMTKLYKPFLLNNFRVIFMDIPSAEMTKYAANSMLATRISFMNDIANLCELVGANVNMVRSGIGSDTRIGRKFLYPGCGYGGSCFPKDIKALIKTAEQHGYSMRVLKAVEEVNELQKSILFNKLNNYFKGELEGKTIALWGLAFKPETDDMREAPSLVLIDLLLKAGCKVRVYDPAAMEETRRRIGDSVYYAQDMYDALLDADAMLLVTEWKQFRLPTWGVILKTMRTPVVIDGRNIYDKNDLEALGIAYYCIGK, from the coding sequence ATGAAAATTGCGATTGTAGGAACCGGATATGTTGGATTGGTAACCGGAACATGTTTTGCAGAAATTGGAGTTGATGTTACCTGTGTGGATGTTGACCAGAAGAAAATAGAAAATCTGAAAAATGGCATAATTCCTATATACGAGCCTGGTTTAGAAGAGATGGTTGTTCGTAACGTAAAAGAAAACCGTCTAAGCTTTACAACATCATTGGAAAGTTGCCTTGACGACGTAGAGGTTATATTCAGTGCAGTGGGAACTCCGCCTGATGAAGACGGTAGCGCCGATCTGCGCTACGTGCTTGAGGTGGCAAGAACCATCGGCAAGAATATGAATAAATATGTACTGGTGGTTACCAAAAGTACCGTTCCTGTAGGCACCGCAAAAAAAGTACGTGATGCAATTCAGGCAGAACTTGATAAGAGAGGAGTCCAAATAGAATTTGACGTTGCTTCTAATCCCGAGTTCCTGAAAGAAGGAAACGCAATCAGCGACTTTATGAGTCCTGATAGAGTTGTGGTTGGGGTAGAGTCTCAAAGAGCACAAGATGTGATGACAAAACTATATAAGCCATTCTTATTGAATAACTTCCGGGTTATTTTCATGGATATTCCATCTGCAGAGATGACAAAATATGCAGCAAATTCAATGTTGGCAACCCGCATCAGCTTCATGAACGATATTGCAAATCTCTGCGAATTGGTGGGAGCAAATGTAAACATGGTTCGTAGTGGAATAGGTTCAGATACTCGCATCGGTCGTAAATTCCTTTATCCTGGTTGTGGTTACGGAGGCTCCTGTTTCCCTAAAGATATAAAAGCATTGATAAAAACCGCTGAACAACATGGATACTCAATGCGAGTGTTGAAAGCTGTTGAAGAAGTTAACGAATTACAGAAAAGTATTCTTTTTAACAAATTAAATAACTATTTTAAAGGAGAATTAGAAGGAAAAACTATAGCTTTGTGGGGATTGGCATTTAAACCGGAAACGGATGATATGCGCGAAGCGCCTTCTTTAGTTCTGATTGACCTGTTGCTGAAAGCCGGCTGCAAAGTTCGTGTATACGATCCTGCCGCCATGGAAGAGACCAGGAGAAGAATAGGAGATAGTGTTTATTATGCACAAGATATGTACGATGCATTGTTAGATGCAGATGCTATGTTGCTGGTTACTGAATGGAAACAGTTCCGCTTGCCTACCTGGGGAGTAATTTTAAAAACAATGCGCACCCCGGTGGTAATCGACGGAAGAAATATATATGATAAAAATGACCTGGAAGCATTGGGAATTGCCTATTATTGCATCGGGAAATAG
- a CDS encoding DUF4738 domain-containing protein — protein MKKYAVFLLLLLGLVACNKGQKAALNDGQEDLKAKKMLQGIWLDDESDEILFKVQGDTIYYPDAENASVYFKIKKDTFYTYGNEVMRYKIDKQAEHLFWFHSLSDNIVKLHKSEDPSDSLRIMGRRSTEVIPTYTEVTKRDSVVMYEGKRYRAYVYVNPSKIKVVKTSYTDDGMSIDNVYYDNVMHICVYEGKKMIYGHDITKDMFSDVIKEDFLKNAILADMRFYGVSKVGFRYQATVGIPESSVCNLVNLVVSFDGKLSIKIAQ, from the coding sequence ATGAAGAAATACGCCGTATTTTTACTCCTTCTTCTGGGACTTGTTGCATGCAATAAAGGTCAGAAAGCGGCTTTAAATGATGGCCAGGAGGATTTGAAAGCAAAAAAAATGCTTCAAGGTATATGGCTGGATGATGAGAGCGATGAAATTCTTTTCAAGGTGCAAGGTGATACAATTTATTACCCAGATGCAGAAAATGCATCGGTCTATTTTAAAATCAAGAAAGATACTTTCTACACCTATGGGAATGAAGTAATGCGCTATAAAATAGATAAACAAGCTGAACACTTGTTCTGGTTTCACTCACTCTCGGACAATATTGTCAAGCTGCATAAGTCTGAAGATCCAAGCGACTCTCTTCGCATAATGGGCAGAAGAAGTACAGAGGTGATCCCTACTTATACAGAAGTTACAAAACGAGACTCTGTTGTAATGTACGAAGGCAAGCGTTACCGTGCTTATGTATACGTAAATCCTTCAAAAATTAAAGTGGTGAAAACCTCTTATACCGACGATGGAATGAGCATAGATAATGTTTATTACGACAATGTGATGCACATTTGTGTGTACGAGGGTAAGAAAATGATTTATGGTCACGATATAACCAAGGACATGTTCTCGGATGTGATAAAGGAAGATTTTCTTAAAAATGCTATATTGGCTGATATGCGATTCTATGGGGTAAGTAAAGTTGGCTTCCGTTATCAGGCAACAGTCGGCATTCCGGAAAGCTCAGTCTGCAACCTGGTTAATCTGGTTGTGAGCTTTGATGGGAAACTCTCCATTAAGATTGCTCAATAA
- a CDS encoding RNA methyltransferase: MMISKNKIKYIHSLELKKNRKQENVFVAEGHKLVGDLLGVFPCKFLAATQEWWTEHPHAEADEKCIVTQEELSKASFLKTPQSVLAIFEQDNSPTDISVIQQSLCLALDDVQDPGNLGTIIRLADWFGIEHIFCSPNTADVYNPKAVQATMGGIARVKLHYGSLTELIGQLKNIPVYGTFLNGTNIYSEVLSENGLIVMGNEGKGISAEVENLINRRLYIPNYPQSRQTSESLNVAIATSVVCAEFRRRMQ; encoded by the coding sequence TTGATGATTAGCAAGAATAAAATTAAATACATTCATTCGTTAGAACTTAAAAAAAACCGCAAACAAGAAAACGTTTTTGTGGCCGAAGGACATAAGCTGGTAGGTGATTTACTGGGTGTGTTTCCATGCAAATTTTTAGCAGCTACTCAGGAATGGTGGACAGAACACCCTCATGCAGAGGCTGACGAAAAGTGTATTGTTACACAGGAAGAGTTATCAAAGGCCAGTTTTTTGAAAACTCCTCAAAGTGTGTTGGCTATTTTCGAACAAGATAATTCTCCAACTGATATATCTGTAATTCAACAGTCTCTCTGTCTGGCTCTTGATGATGTTCAGGATCCGGGTAATTTGGGTACGATTATTCGGTTGGCCGATTGGTTTGGGATAGAACATATATTCTGTTCGCCCAACACGGCCGATGTATATAATCCGAAGGCTGTTCAGGCAACTATGGGAGGAATAGCCCGCGTAAAATTGCATTATGGGTCATTGACAGAACTAATTGGTCAACTAAAAAATATACCTGTATACGGAACATTCCTGAATGGAACGAATATTTACTCAGAAGTCCTTTCAGAAAATGGATTGATCGTTATGGGAAATGAGGGAAAAGGGATTAGTGCAGAGGTGGAGAATTTGATAAATCGAAGACTTTATATTCCTAATTATCCGCAGAGCAGACAAACTTCCGAATCACTGAACGTTGCTATTGCCACTTCGGTTGTATGCGCGGAATTCCGTCGCCGTATGCAGTAA
- a CDS encoding BamA/TamA family outer membrane protein, translated as MKRNSRIYIFSFGLLVLASCSLTKYVPDGSYLLDEVNVISNQKEVKTGSLKSYVRQNPNSKWFSLIKIPLYTYNLSGRDTSKWINRMWRRLGDAPVIYDESLNLRSQQELKKALNNIGYMGASVKSEKKISKKKLKLTYIVSPGKPYIVRNLKLDIKDSKINAILKEDSAATKLSKGMMFDINVLDAERQRIVNLLANKGYYKFNKEYITFTADTVRNTYQVDLTMHLNLYQATPQDEPKEHCQYKINKVSFITEYDVLQSSALSSIEINDSIHYKGFPIYYKDKLYLRPKILADNNFIQPNHLYNERSVQNTYSSFGRLSALKYTNIRFFDIQRADSGLLNCYVLLTKSKHKSVAFELEGTNTAGDLGAAASVSFQHRNLFKGSESFMIKLRGAYEAISGLQNYYGNNDNYTEYGIESSINFPRFMFPFLSDEFTRNIRATTEFGLKYSFQLRPEYSRTIASTSWSYKWARQKQKVQHRFDLLDISYIYLPWISTRFKEDYLNSANSIFKYNYDNHLIVRSGYNYYFNSIGGVMQNNTTASNSYSVRINFESAGNVLYGISKLIKQQKTSNGDYSILNIAYAQYIKGDLDFAKNVEIDKRNSLAFHAAVGIAYPYGNSTVLPLEKRYFSGGANSVRGWAVRTLGPGSYKGVDNNIDFMNQSGDIKLDLSMEYRSKLFWKLQGAAFVDAGNIWTIRNYETQPGGSFRLNRFYKEIAMAYGLGLRLDFDYFVLRFDGGMKALNPAYSSGKDRYPFLNPNFGRDFTFHFAVGYPF; from the coding sequence ATGAAAAGAAACTCCCGAATTTATATATTTTCCTTCGGATTACTGGTGTTGGCTTCTTGCTCACTGACAAAATATGTGCCTGACGGCTCGTATCTGTTAGACGAAGTTAATGTTATTTCAAATCAAAAAGAGGTAAAAACCGGTTCCCTGAAAAGTTATGTCCGCCAGAATCCCAATTCTAAATGGTTTAGTCTGATAAAAATCCCTCTTTACACATACAATCTTTCAGGCAGAGATACATCAAAATGGATCAATCGCATGTGGCGAAGACTGGGAGATGCACCGGTTATTTATGATGAATCACTCAATTTGCGATCTCAGCAAGAGTTGAAAAAAGCATTGAATAATATTGGATATATGGGAGCATCAGTAAAATCGGAGAAGAAAATCTCCAAGAAAAAGCTGAAACTGACCTATATTGTTTCTCCCGGTAAGCCTTATATCGTAAGGAATCTTAAACTCGATATCAAAGACAGTAAGATTAATGCGATATTGAAAGAAGATTCTGCAGCTACAAAACTAAGCAAAGGTATGATGTTTGATATCAATGTACTTGATGCCGAACGTCAGCGCATAGTAAATCTGCTTGCGAACAAGGGATATTACAAGTTTAACAAGGAATATATCACTTTTACTGCAGATACTGTACGCAATACTTATCAGGTGGATCTAACAATGCATCTGAATCTTTATCAGGCAACTCCACAAGATGAACCTAAAGAACATTGCCAGTATAAAATAAATAAAGTGAGTTTCATTACCGAATATGATGTTCTTCAGTCATCAGCATTAAGCAGCATTGAGATTAACGATTCAATTCATTATAAAGGCTTCCCAATATATTATAAGGATAAACTATATCTCCGTCCTAAAATTCTGGCTGATAATAATTTCATTCAGCCCAACCATTTGTATAATGAGCGCTCAGTGCAAAATACTTATTCTTCTTTTGGCCGTTTATCAGCTTTAAAATACACCAATATTCGTTTTTTTGATATTCAGCGTGCCGATAGCGGATTGCTAAACTGCTATGTACTTTTAACCAAAAGCAAGCATAAATCGGTGGCTTTTGAGCTCGAAGGAACCAATACAGCCGGCGATTTGGGTGCAGCTGCATCAGTCTCGTTCCAACACAGAAATCTTTTTAAAGGTTCCGAGTCATTTATGATTAAGCTCAGAGGTGCATACGAAGCGATTTCGGGGTTACAGAATTACTACGGAAACAACGATAACTATACGGAATACGGCATTGAATCAAGCATTAATTTTCCAAGGTTTATGTTTCCTTTTCTATCAGATGAATTTACAAGAAATATTCGTGCCACAACCGAGTTCGGATTAAAATACAGTTTCCAGTTACGGCCCGAATACTCACGTACCATTGCATCTACATCCTGGAGCTACAAATGGGCAAGACAGAAGCAGAAAGTGCAGCATCGCTTCGATTTGCTTGATATTAGTTATATCTATCTTCCTTGGATATCTACCCGATTTAAAGAAGATTACCTCAATAGTGCCAATTCGATATTTAAATATAACTACGACAATCATCTGATTGTGCGCAGCGGATACAATTACTATTTCAATAGCATTGGTGGAGTCATGCAAAATAACACAACGGCTTCAAATTCATATTCCGTCCGGATTAACTTTGAATCTGCAGGAAACGTATTATATGGCATTTCGAAATTAATAAAGCAACAAAAAACAAGTAATGGCGATTACTCCATCCTTAATATTGCTTATGCGCAATACATTAAAGGAGATTTGGATTTTGCCAAGAACGTGGAAATCGATAAAAGAAATTCGCTTGCTTTCCACGCAGCAGTAGGTATAGCTTATCCTTATGGAAACAGCACTGTTCTTCCTCTCGAGAAAAGATATTTCTCAGGAGGAGCCAACAGCGTTCGTGGATGGGCAGTTAGAACACTTGGCCCGGGTAGTTATAAAGGTGTGGACAACAATATCGATTTTATGAATCAATCGGGCGACATCAAACTAGATCTCAGCATGGAATATCGCAGTAAGTTGTTTTGGAAATTACAAGGAGCGGCTTTTGTTGATGCCGGAAACATCTGGACCATTAGAAATTACGAAACACAACCTGGTGGATCTTTCCGTCTGAATAGATTTTATAAAGAGATTGCAATGGCTTATGGACTAGGTCTCCGACTTGATTTCGATTATTTTGTACTGCGTTTTGATGGAGGTATGAAAGCATTGAATCCGGCATATTCAAGCGGAAAAGATCGGTATCCATTCTTGAATCCTAACTTTGGAAGAGACTTCACTTTCCACTTCGCAGTGGGATATCCGTTCTAA
- a CDS encoding YiiX/YebB-like N1pC/P60 family cysteine hydrolase — MACRSPQIIRLILSIGFSLLAASCNHSSSCKIDCSQFREGDIILRKGRGLISDLIVSSLKDTLPYSHCGILVSEKNEWKVIHSIARELSDADGVQICSLNRFLADCDRQCYMIVRSRSATAGLQIAKAARYYVGQNIPFDYQFNLADSSAFYCSELPIHILKYHCKIPINYSDKRIPFSLFTDTTYFRVITTHRD, encoded by the coding sequence ATGGCTTGTAGATCTCCACAAATAATAAGGCTGATATTATCTATAGGATTTTCTTTGTTAGCGGCGAGTTGCAATCACTCCTCCTCGTGTAAAATAGATTGTAGCCAATTTCGTGAAGGAGATATCATACTTCGTAAAGGCCGTGGTTTAATAAGTGACCTGATAGTTTCTTCGCTTAAAGATACACTTCCCTATTCGCATTGTGGAATTCTTGTTTCGGAAAAAAATGAATGGAAAGTTATTCATTCCATTGCACGTGAGTTATCTGATGCTGATGGGGTTCAGATATGCTCACTTAATAGATTTCTGGCAGATTGTGACAGACAATGTTATATGATAGTAAGAAGTAGATCTGCCACGGCAGGATTACAGATTGCAAAAGCAGCCAGATATTACGTTGGCCAAAATATCCCCTTTGATTATCAATTTAATTTGGCTGATAGTTCCGCATTCTATTGTTCTGAGCTTCCTATTCATATCTTGAAATATCACTGCAAAATACCTATAAATTACAGTGATAAACGCATTCCTTTCTCGTTATTTACAGATACAACCTATTTCAGAGTAATTACAACCCATAGGGATTAG
- a CDS encoding DUF3332 domain-containing protein, translating into MKRSKKTLAIAMILSGSVMFSSCVGSFSLFNKLVTWNQNVGDKFTNEVVFLALNIVPVYGVCYLADALVINSIEFWSGSNPVAKVGEVKKIKGKNGDYRVETLKNGYSISKDGKSMELLFNEESQVWSVVSEGVSTELMKMKNDGTAQLYLPNGGSMDVKLDAKGLVAARQSLMDNAFFAAR; encoded by the coding sequence ATGAAAAGAAGTAAAAAGACACTGGCTATTGCAATGATTTTAAGCGGCAGCGTTATGTTTAGCTCATGCGTTGGATCATTTTCCCTATTCAATAAACTTGTTACATGGAATCAGAATGTGGGCGATAAATTTACAAATGAGGTTGTATTTCTTGCCCTAAATATTGTTCCGGTATATGGAGTATGTTATCTTGCGGACGCTTTGGTTATTAACTCAATTGAATTTTGGTCTGGTTCTAATCCAGTAGCTAAAGTTGGCGAGGTGAAGAAAATTAAAGGAAAGAATGGCGATTATAGGGTAGAAACATTGAAGAATGGCTATTCAATTTCTAAGGATGGAAAAAGCATGGAATTGCTATTCAATGAAGAATCTCAGGTATGGAGTGTTGTTTCTGAAGGTGTTAGCACAGAGCTAATGAAAATGAAGAATGACGGAACTGCTCAGCTTTACTTACCGAACGGTGGCTCAATGGATGTTAAACTTGATGCTAAAGGATTAGTTGCTGCACGTCAGTCGCTTATGGATAATGCCTTTTTTGCTGCTAGATAA
- a CDS encoding DoxX family protein, translated as MIYNLLFPSKPVSNATSFLILTVRIIFGVLFLLHGWQKLSMFDTLVTAFPDPLGVGSRISLMLAIFAELFCSIGVILGFLYRLALIPMIFTMCIAFFIIHGTDTLSTKELALVYLVIFVIMFIAGPGKYAIDRLFFIRSRKY; from the coding sequence ATGATATATAATTTATTATTTCCTTCAAAACCTGTTAGTAATGCTACTTCCTTCCTTATACTGACAGTACGGATAATTTTTGGAGTCTTATTCTTGCTTCATGGCTGGCAGAAATTATCTATGTTTGACACTTTAGTGACTGCATTTCCTGATCCATTAGGTGTTGGAAGTCGGATCTCCCTGATGCTGGCAATTTTTGCTGAATTATTCTGTTCAATTGGTGTTATTTTAGGATTTCTATATCGATTGGCATTAATTCCAATGATTTTTACCATGTGTATCGCATTCTTTATAATACATGGTACTGACACACTTTCAACTAAAGAACTCGCATTAGTTTATCTTGTGATATTTGTAATTATGTTCATTGCTGGTCCGGGTAAGTATGCAATTGACCGGCTCTTCTTCATAAGAAGTAGAAAATATTGA